A single genomic interval of Bradysia coprophila strain Holo2 unplaced genomic scaffold, BU_Bcop_v1 contig_143, whole genome shotgun sequence harbors:
- the LOC119074183 gene encoding endothelial lipase-like, giving the protein MRGVHSRRPLNTTCSFPILQFNPRDKNWLQNSAYNPRKKNVVLIHGYASGDQDPPFAVLRRAYERTGRYNVFLVDYSSLNRPPCYVSAVNNLRYIGRCVANYLNGFRTNGLHVDKLTCTGHSLGAITCGLLRNHLQFQLNKIIALDPAWPLIIGDLRLTKSSARVVHVLQTNAGHYGQLGPVGHVNVCVNSGYIQPYCFGTRHPHLCSHIRSLCYMAQSLFPHKKPLTAKKCFTFCPNLGIFKFMIKSEEIKVINNVPPTASGTYCLENANPPYCPKYLNGFGDDMCCRFV; this is encoded by the exons ATGCGAGGAGTACACAGTAGACGACCCCTTAACACAACTTGTTCTTTTCCCATACTTCAGTTCAATCCTCGCGATAAAAACTGGTTGCAAAACAGCGCTTACAATCCGCGCAAGAAAAATGTCGTTCTCATCCATGGCTACGCGTCAGGAGACCAAGATCCGCCGTTCGCCGTACTAAGAAGAG CTTATGAGAGAACCGGTCGCTACAACGTATTTTTGGTGGATTATTCGAGTCTGAACCGCCCACCGTGCTATGTTTCGGCCGTTAACAATCTACGATACATTGGCCGATGTGTTGCCAACTATTTGAATGGATTCCGTACGAACGGATTGCATGTCGATAAATTAACATGTACTGGCCATTCGTTGGGAGCAATCACTTGTGGATTGTTGAGAAATCATTTGCAATTTCAATTGAACAAAATTATTG CACTGGATCCTGCATGGCCGCTCATTATTGGTGATCTTCGTTTAACTAAATCAAGTGCACGAGTCGTTCATGTGCTCCAAACGAATGCTGGACACTACGGCCAATTAGGACCGGTCGGACATGTCAATGTCTGTGTCAACAGTGGCTACATCCAACCATATTGCTTTGGAACGCGTC atCCACACTTGTGCAGTCACATTCGATCACTTTGTTATATGGCACAGAGTTTATTTCCGCATAAGAAACCTCTGACAGCCAAGAAATGTTTTACATTCTGTCCCAATCTAggaatattcaaatttatgataaaatcAGAGGAAATCAAAGTCATCAATAACGTACCGCCGAC AGCTTCAGGAACGTATTGTCTTGAGAACGCAAATCCGCCATACTGTCCCAAGTATTTGAACGGGTTCGGAGATGACATGTGTTGCCGATTTGTGTGA